The following are from one region of the Ruficoccus sp. ZRK36 genome:
- a CDS encoding mechanosensitive ion channel domain-containing protein — MDEETSTIMHLVETYAFPAIYAIIILIVGRILAKFICKIFRKVLTARKVEAAVISFCSNVLYFILLAIAIIAALEEVGINTTSAVAIVGACTVAIGFALKDSLGNFAAGVMILVFKPFRVGDFIQAAGISGSVVELSVFETQFKTPDNKKIVVPNGQITSGPITNFSAHDTRRMDLVVGVSYEDDLRKVQAVLEDILNNDECVLKDPTYTIGVLEMADSSVNFAVRPWVNSSDYWPTFFRLNMTIKLRFDEEGISIPFPQQDVHLHQVDPKPSA, encoded by the coding sequence ATGGACGAAGAAACCAGCACCATCATGCACTTGGTGGAAACCTACGCCTTCCCGGCGATTTATGCCATTATTATCCTGATCGTTGGCCGTATCCTGGCCAAGTTCATCTGCAAGATATTCCGTAAGGTCTTGACCGCAAGAAAGGTCGAGGCAGCCGTGATCTCGTTTTGCAGTAATGTACTCTACTTTATTTTGCTCGCCATCGCGATCATCGCGGCGCTCGAAGAAGTGGGTATTAACACGACCTCTGCCGTGGCCATCGTGGGCGCGTGTACGGTCGCCATCGGTTTCGCTCTAAAGGACTCACTGGGTAACTTCGCTGCCGGGGTCATGATCCTGGTCTTCAAGCCGTTTCGCGTCGGGGACTTTATCCAGGCCGCCGGTATCAGCGGGAGTGTCGTCGAGTTGAGCGTGTTTGAAACTCAGTTCAAAACGCCGGATAACAAGAAGATAGTGGTCCCCAATGGCCAGATCACCAGCGGGCCGATCACAAACTTCTCCGCCCACGACACGCGCCGTATGGACCTGGTGGTAGGCGTCAGCTACGAGGATGATCTGCGTAAGGTGCAGGCAGTCCTGGAGGACATTCTCAACAATGATGAATGCGTCCTGAAGGACCCGACCTACACGATCGGCGTACTCGAAATGGCCGACAGCAGCGTCAATTTTGCGGTGCGGCCCTGGGTTAACAGCTCGGATTACTGGCCGACCTTTTTCCGCCTCAACATGACGATCAAGCTGCGCTTCGACGAAGAGGGGATCTCTATCCCGTTCCCGCAGCAGGACGTCCATCTGCATCAGGTCGACCCCAAGCCCTCGGCTTAG
- a CDS encoding DUF294 nucleotidyltransferase-like domain-containing protein, with amino-acid sequence MKTSSISLRVADFLKQHPPFEFFGLQDLVQLAGTGRVKFHEEGEHVFDEGEPRGRHFYVIQQGTVNLYSRSAKGGEELIDVRVEGDLLGIFWLMGEQPYRYTAITASDTLLYALPFEDFLPLAARYPAATRYLVDYFSEMSGPKGDHTDESSPGHEQGLWLQKSGPHHTFEPEDFLNCSPGESIKDVASKLSSHHQQAAIITDDKSYPLGIVTEADLCRRVATAEVSPDEPVELLMSSPVRTVSPDLNAGDLLLLMLRHRLRHLCVTQDGSPDSPVLGLISERELQMNYGRLPNALGRQILSAPDVRTLSRLRDRADQLLIEYLESEAHMGFLTDFVAEIDSLVLNRALVLAERHLIDRGLEKPDIDFCWLAMHSEGRKERLIRSSQRTALVYADPPMEISRYCRRWFLHLAEEVSHILVGCGFPFDTNGRLASNTEWCQPFTTWKAYYSRWIHEPIDSNIVSLTTLFDLRAVGGNPELADALRSHIRAEIKESPNFIPLLANDAMANLPPVTIFRDSVMDKAGILWSCIDTKMHALYPLVDVARVFALEYEQEDCTNTMERFERMAERLPEDRELFRAAAEAVSASLALQSLIGHRRGDNGQFIRPHELTKADQEHLKGVFRTIVRLLDYAAAHFKLKLD; translated from the coding sequence ATGAAAACGTCCAGCATCTCCCTGCGCGTCGCTGATTTCCTCAAGCAGCACCCCCCCTTTGAATTTTTCGGGCTGCAGGACCTTGTACAGCTTGCCGGTACGGGGAGGGTCAAGTTCCACGAAGAGGGAGAGCACGTTTTTGATGAGGGCGAGCCCCGCGGGCGGCATTTTTACGTCATCCAGCAGGGTACGGTAAACCTCTACTCCCGCTCCGCCAAGGGTGGTGAAGAGCTGATCGACGTGCGTGTCGAGGGGGACCTGCTGGGCATCTTCTGGCTGATGGGAGAGCAACCCTACCGCTACACAGCTATCACCGCCAGCGACACCCTGTTGTACGCCCTGCCCTTTGAGGACTTTCTGCCGCTGGCTGCCCGCTACCCCGCCGCCACCCGCTACCTCGTCGATTATTTCTCGGAAATGTCCGGCCCCAAGGGGGATCATACCGATGAGAGCAGCCCCGGCCATGAACAGGGCCTGTGGCTCCAGAAGTCCGGCCCGCACCACACCTTTGAGCCAGAGGACTTCCTGAACTGCTCCCCCGGCGAGAGCATCAAAGATGTCGCCTCCAAGCTCTCCTCCCACCACCAGCAGGCAGCCATCATCACCGATGACAAAAGCTACCCGCTGGGTATCGTGACCGAGGCAGACCTGTGCCGCCGCGTGGCCACAGCGGAAGTCTCCCCCGATGAGCCGGTCGAGCTGCTGATGAGCTCACCGGTACGCACAGTCAGCCCGGACCTTAATGCCGGGGACCTGCTCCTGCTCATGCTCCGGCATCGCCTGCGGCACCTGTGCGTGACGCAGGACGGCTCGCCCGACTCACCCGTCCTCGGATTGATCTCCGAGCGTGAGCTGCAGATGAACTACGGGCGCCTGCCCAATGCGCTCGGGCGTCAGATACTCTCCGCCCCGGATGTGCGCACCCTCTCCCGGCTACGCGACCGGGCCGATCAGCTCCTGATCGAATACCTCGAGAGCGAAGCCCATATGGGCTTCCTGACAGACTTTGTGGCCGAGATCGACAGTCTGGTGCTGAACCGCGCGCTCGTTCTCGCTGAGCGCCACCTGATTGATCGCGGTCTTGAGAAACCCGACATCGACTTCTGCTGGCTGGCCATGCATAGCGAGGGCCGCAAGGAGCGCCTGATCCGCTCCTCCCAGCGTACCGCTCTCGTCTATGCAGACCCGCCGATGGAGATCAGCCGCTACTGCCGCCGCTGGTTCCTGCACCTGGCCGAAGAGGTCAGCCACATCCTCGTCGGCTGCGGATTCCCCTTTGACACCAATGGCCGCCTGGCCAGCAACACCGAGTGGTGCCAGCCCTTTACGACCTGGAAGGCCTACTACAGCCGCTGGATTCATGAGCCAATCGACAGCAATATCGTTTCGCTGACCACGCTGTTTGACCTGCGGGCAGTAGGCGGAAACCCCGAGCTGGCCGACGCCCTGCGCAGCCATATCCGCGCAGAGATTAAGGAAAGCCCGAACTTCATCCCGCTGCTGGCCAACGACGCCATGGCAAACCTGCCCCCGGTCACGATCTTCCGGGACTCGGTCATGGACAAGGCCGGGATCCTCTGGAGCTGTATCGACACCAAGATGCACGCCCTCTACCCGCTCGTCGATGTGGCCCGTGTCTTTGCGCTGGAGTACGAGCAGGAAGACTGCACGAACACGATGGAACGCTTTGAGCGCATGGCAGAGCGTCTGCCCGAGGACCGCGAGCTTTTCCGCGCGGCTGCCGAGGCCGTAAGTGCCAGCCTCGCCCTGCAATCGCTGATCGGCCACCGGCGCGGCGATAACGGCCAGTTTATCCGCCCGCACGAGCTAACGAAGGCCGACCAGGAGCACCTCAAGGGCGTTTTTCGCACGATTGTTCGCCTCTTGGACTACGCAGCGGCACACTTTAAGCTTAAACTCGACTAG
- a CDS encoding 3'-5' exonuclease → MNLFGDTDDIQLYHESFDDSWSDSDTLDHVRFVVLDTETTGLDARKDAIVTIGAVAVRRNQIMLDDQYEAMIKFAYNTSSVVVHGVTRESAQEGGVEEPVALRQFLAYLRDGIIVGHHIGFDVEILGERCRQRFGLDLQNRWIDTMELTLRLEDLGAFPEQEHLKKDFSLDGLCRRFGIPPHDRHTAPGDAFITAQVFLKLLRLARRYNMTTLADISQRWQPPEE, encoded by the coding sequence ATGAACCTCTTCGGAGATACTGACGACATCCAGCTCTACCACGAGTCCTTCGACGACAGCTGGAGTGACAGCGACACGCTGGACCATGTCCGCTTCGTCGTGCTCGACACCGAGACCACCGGCCTGGACGCCCGTAAGGACGCCATCGTCACGATCGGGGCCGTCGCGGTGCGCCGTAACCAGATCATGCTCGATGACCAGTACGAGGCCATGATCAAGTTTGCCTACAACACCTCCTCGGTCGTGGTACACGGGGTCACCCGCGAGTCGGCTCAGGAGGGCGGCGTCGAGGAACCGGTCGCACTGCGGCAATTTCTCGCCTATCTGCGGGACGGGATCATCGTCGGCCATCACATCGGATTCGACGTGGAAATACTCGGCGAGCGCTGCCGCCAGCGCTTCGGGCTCGACCTGCAAAACCGCTGGATCGACACCATGGAGCTCACCTTGAGGCTGGAGGATCTGGGCGCATTCCCCGAACAGGAGCACCTGAAAAAGGACTTCTCACTGGACGGGCTGTGCCGCCGCTTCGGCATCCCGCCGCACGACCGCCATACCGCTCCGGGCGACGCCTTTATCACCGCACAGGTTTTTCTGAAACTTTTACGCCTGGCCCGGCGTTATAATATGACAACGCTGGCCGACATCTCCCAACGCTGGCAGCCCCCCGAGGAGTAA
- a CDS encoding DUF4405 domain-containing protein, producing the protein MKKLIFRRVLNLLLWLSACFLAATGFALKWRFPHGGGHRGGSGGPPVMLGLDKHEWVDLHTWVGVGFAVLILAHLYLAWPWLKNAAAGKKRLWAVFGGLATGLAMVAILLLAPVSSQTLAESSDSTLQTQGGSYGGNGPGDGTGNRWRQQSDDE; encoded by the coding sequence ATGAAAAAGCTCATCTTCCGCCGTGTGCTGAACCTCCTGCTGTGGCTCAGTGCCTGTTTCCTCGCCGCCACCGGCTTTGCGCTCAAGTGGCGTTTCCCTCACGGAGGGGGACATCGTGGAGGCTCGGGTGGCCCACCCGTCATGCTGGGGCTAGATAAACACGAGTGGGTGGACCTGCACACCTGGGTCGGCGTGGGATTCGCAGTGCTGATACTCGCCCATCTTTACCTGGCCTGGCCCTGGCTTAAAAACGCAGCCGCGGGCAAGAAGCGCCTCTGGGCGGTCTTCGGCGGGCTCGCCACCGGTCTGGCCATGGTGGCGATACTCCTGCTTGCTCCCGTCAGCAGTCAGACTCTAGCCGAGTCCAGCGACTCCACACTCCAGACGCAGGGCGGCAGCTATGGTGGGAATGGACCGGGCGACGGCACCGGTAACCGCTGGAGGCAGCAATCTGACGACGAGTAA